A single window of Pseudomonas benzenivorans DNA harbors:
- a CDS encoding site-specific integrase: MKYTIKTFITSSGERLSQLYKTEEPDLPLFYPTAYIARTVRPSATHETQKVYLAVIRRVCEWESSRNIDLALSFRSRKFLTAAQVDDLANYLRASKLGGKGAVISSPKYNTYVTYTAGYLRWLAQELITDANTPEIREALAAQDTMLLRKKRRKAGSSSARDQRVVSARLSTDARNQLLDLFHQPFEGLRKPQDFGPRLRNIVMLRVLYETGMRAGELLSLKLRNIIEAGGGDSAYLDIERNHHDAIDTRLHQPVAKTLGRKVPISEHLEEQLRNYRDNWRADIPMAGFSDENFIFIVHRGGRSQGRALPITAFGSGLANLRQSFCALSQVRPHLLRHDWNYRFSIIADREDMSFEDECTLREQLMGWVPGSPMSRRYNLRHIEEKSQEIGRKIATDTARITK; this comes from the coding sequence ATGAAGTACACAATCAAAACTTTCATTACTAGCAGCGGCGAACGTTTATCTCAGCTCTATAAGACTGAAGAACCCGACCTCCCCCTGTTCTACCCAACCGCCTACATTGCTCGCACGGTCCGACCATCCGCTACGCACGAGACTCAGAAAGTCTACCTCGCAGTAATCAGGCGAGTCTGCGAGTGGGAGTCCAGTAGGAATATCGACCTGGCCTTGTCCTTTCGCAGCCGCAAGTTTCTTACTGCTGCACAGGTTGATGATCTGGCGAACTATCTGCGTGCAAGCAAGCTGGGGGGCAAGGGGGCAGTCATTAGTAGTCCCAAATACAACACCTATGTCACCTATACAGCAGGCTATCTCCGCTGGCTGGCGCAGGAGCTCATCACTGATGCCAACACACCCGAAATTCGGGAAGCACTTGCTGCACAAGACACTATGTTGCTGAGGAAAAAGCGGCGAAAGGCCGGATCAAGTTCCGCACGCGATCAACGTGTCGTTTCGGCGAGGTTATCTACCGACGCTCGCAACCAACTGCTGGACTTGTTCCATCAGCCCTTTGAGGGCCTTCGGAAGCCACAGGATTTTGGACCGAGATTGCGCAATATCGTGATGCTGCGTGTTCTTTACGAAACTGGCATGCGGGCCGGCGAGCTACTCAGCCTGAAACTCAGGAACATCATCGAAGCCGGCGGCGGTGACAGCGCCTATCTGGACATCGAGCGCAACCATCATGACGCGATCGATACCCGCCTGCATCAACCGGTCGCCAAAACGCTGGGACGTAAGGTTCCGATATCGGAACACCTTGAGGAGCAACTGCGGAACTACCGAGACAACTGGCGAGCAGATATTCCAATGGCCGGATTCTCCGATGAGAACTTCATTTTCATCGTCCATCGTGGAGGACGGAGCCAAGGTCGAGCTCTTCCCATAACGGCATTTGGTAGCGGGCTTGCCAACCTCAGGCAATCCTTTTGCGCCCTATCGCAAGTACGCCCTCACCTGCTGCGACACGACTGGAATTATCGCTTCTCGATAATTGCAGATCGAGAAGACATGTCCTTTGAGGACGAGTGCACGCTAAGGGAACAACTGATGGGCTGGGTGCCAGGCTCACCTATGTCAAGACGCTACAACCTACGACATATTGAAGAAAAATCGCAGGAAATCGGCCGAAAAATTGCTACCGATACAGCGAGGATCACGAAATGA
- a CDS encoding site-specific integrase produces MNKKDSFPSNAISQDIDLKRTERPHPKGENTYWDGDTLVYVGIKPIRMNRALSHFSPTMKESFKQNTSSFLKQGKYSLYSHIAYFERLRTQLNTYPTTTFNAKWIALALTNSSFLRVKSGILQFFLYWHERDSAAISKDALRLLDDSASTKMKRRSVLSDDPEKSWLSDEEYEHLLRATWNNYDCGACSTQVTLIRLMSMQYARRPVQIAYLKVGDVHENDDSDTQGLIGRVVNFPGVKDRTTEHDFRDSKFETHPLADHLWDLCTIQRREVKALYEHTLGLVLTDDQLKQMPLFCSKTQIKAAQQLINEHYQINLLENLDSRLFHIKRTRITRILTWSENTPNCNFIADKPLGWLRTKPPITHRTGRTMIVNATRMRHTRIRQLARQGVPKHMLSHWLGHTSERSLESYYNDPPEIARQLDDAMAPALLPLAMAFAGTLIDSEDQASRANDPNSKLEFARGSELRSVGRCGKHSFCAITSVPIPCYRCKHFEPLVDAPHQEVLEALVQRQAAEKQPLKIGGQRNLLMPIDLSADIRAVENCIARCNARKAERE; encoded by the coding sequence ATGAATAAAAAGGACTCCTTTCCAAGCAACGCAATATCGCAAGATATTGATCTCAAGCGAACTGAGCGACCCCACCCAAAAGGTGAGAACACTTATTGGGATGGAGATACTCTTGTTTATGTAGGCATTAAACCAATAAGAATGAACAGAGCTCTGTCGCATTTCAGCCCCACCATGAAGGAGTCATTCAAACAGAACACCTCCTCTTTCTTAAAACAAGGAAAATACTCACTCTACAGCCATATTGCGTACTTCGAAAGACTGAGAACACAACTAAACACATACCCAACCACTACTTTTAATGCCAAATGGATAGCTCTGGCGCTGACCAACTCTTCGTTCCTTAGAGTCAAGAGCGGAATCCTGCAATTTTTTCTCTACTGGCACGAGCGTGACAGTGCCGCTATCAGCAAGGACGCCTTACGCTTACTGGATGATAGTGCTTCAACTAAAATGAAGCGGCGCAGTGTACTCTCGGATGACCCGGAGAAAAGTTGGCTCTCCGATGAAGAATACGAGCACTTATTGCGAGCAACCTGGAATAACTATGACTGCGGGGCCTGCTCCACACAAGTGACACTAATTAGACTGATGTCAATGCAATATGCTCGCAGGCCAGTACAGATTGCATATCTTAAGGTCGGCGATGTTCATGAAAATGATGATTCAGATACCCAAGGACTCATCGGGCGCGTCGTAAACTTTCCTGGTGTCAAGGATAGAACCACCGAGCACGACTTTCGTGACAGCAAGTTCGAAACTCACCCCCTAGCCGATCACTTGTGGGATCTATGTACTATCCAACGCAGAGAAGTCAAGGCGCTGTATGAGCACACTTTGGGTCTAGTGCTAACAGACGACCAACTGAAACAAATGCCTCTTTTTTGCAGCAAAACGCAAATCAAGGCAGCACAACAACTCATTAATGAGCATTATCAGATTAATCTCCTTGAAAACTTGGACAGCAGACTATTTCATATCAAAAGAACCCGTATTACTCGGATTCTCACATGGAGTGAGAACACTCCGAATTGCAATTTTATTGCGGACAAGCCTCTAGGGTGGTTACGAACGAAGCCACCAATTACCCACCGTACCGGCCGGACAATGATTGTCAACGCGACACGGATGCGCCATACCCGGATACGCCAGTTAGCCCGACAGGGCGTGCCCAAGCACATGCTATCTCACTGGCTCGGCCATACATCTGAGAGGTCGCTGGAGTCCTATTACAACGATCCCCCCGAGATTGCGCGCCAACTCGACGATGCAATGGCTCCAGCATTGCTACCACTGGCCATGGCTTTTGCCGGAACGCTGATTGATTCAGAGGATCAAGCCAGTAGGGCCAACGATCCGAACAGCAAGCTAGAGTTCGCTAGGGGCAGTGAACTCAGGAGTGTCGGTCGCTGTGGTAAGCATAGTTTTTGCGCCATAACCTCAGTACCTATTCCCTGCTATCGCTGCAAGCATTTCGAACCACTGGTCGATGCACCACATCAGGAGGTACTGGAAGCACTGGTGCAGCGTCAGGCCGCGGAGAAACAGCCGCTCAAGATTGGCGGCCAACGAAACCTGCTGATGCCTATTGATCTCTCGGCTGACATTCGCGCCGTCGAAAATTGCATTGCTCGCTGCAACGCCCGCAAAGCTGAACGGGAATGA
- a CDS encoding pyocin activator PrtN family protein: MPKQNDLLALSTDLERQLTARYGTMLGSGDLWREIGYRSPNAFRQALLRGTLDLPVFAVEGRRGRFALVRDVAAWIARKSLNVPGIERTESQSE, from the coding sequence ATGCCCAAACAGAACGATCTTCTCGCCCTATCAACAGATCTGGAGCGCCAGTTAACCGCCCGTTACGGGACGATGCTAGGCAGTGGGGATTTGTGGCGAGAAATTGGTTATCGCTCACCGAATGCATTCCGCCAAGCATTGCTCAGGGGAACTCTGGATCTGCCTGTGTTTGCCGTAGAGGGCCGTCGTGGCCGATTTGCATTAGTCAGGGATGTGGCTGCCTGGATCGCTAGGAAAAGCCTGAACGTGCCGGGAATTGAGCGCACTGAGAGCCAATCAGAGTGA